One genomic region from Edaphobacter dinghuensis encodes:
- a CDS encoding ArnT family glycosyltransferase, translated as MTRTTVVQPSDPTLRPALQLALLFAAIKLVFHIASALWQQHIGYGYFRDEFYYLICGRHLAWGYVDQGPVVAVQARVAETLFGHSLVGIRLLSALGGAIRVALTGLICWALGGRRSAQALAMLLVLATPIYLGIDSFLSMNSWESAFWMPCILALILILRGSSPRLWWTVFGVSAGLGLLNKPSMTFFLIALALGLLLTPQRKILFTRYTAWGVALLVLIALPNLFWQMHHHWATLEFLHNGRVHGKNTRLAPLPFLANQIFVIGVLGAFVWIAGLVHLLRQRDRRWLGLTYCIFLAGMVAMGAKDYYVSPIYPYLFAAGGVAWQRRFAHRPRVQMDRTIAWPIFTVVIIVISAIFIPASNPVLRPATFLRYAHTLHLPNSDSENGKRAVLPQFYADRFGWQEEVDQITAAVRQLSPEDRAHAGIIADNYGEAGALDFLGHDLPPVVSGHNNYWLWGSHGVGGKVLIVISGDPPQHFQSLCREVQVVGNMNHPLAMPFEQHKKIYLLHDCQESQSPAQNWAKYKFYY; from the coding sequence ATGACCCGGACGACTGTCGTTCAGCCTTCAGATCCGACCCTGCGGCCCGCACTCCAGCTTGCGCTGCTCTTCGCTGCCATCAAGCTCGTCTTCCATATTGCGAGCGCGCTGTGGCAGCAGCATATCGGCTATGGCTACTTTCGCGATGAGTTCTACTACCTCATCTGCGGCCGTCATCTGGCCTGGGGTTATGTCGATCAAGGCCCTGTCGTTGCGGTACAGGCCCGCGTGGCCGAGACGCTTTTTGGCCATTCGCTTGTGGGTATTCGCCTGCTTTCGGCGCTTGGCGGAGCCATCCGCGTTGCCCTCACCGGACTGATCTGCTGGGCGCTCGGCGGGCGCCGCTCTGCGCAGGCGCTGGCGATGCTCCTCGTCCTCGCCACACCCATCTATCTCGGCATCGACAGCTTCCTCTCCATGAATAGTTGGGAGTCGGCTTTTTGGATGCCATGCATTCTGGCGCTGATCCTCATCTTACGTGGTAGCAGTCCACGCCTGTGGTGGACGGTCTTCGGCGTCTCTGCCGGCCTTGGACTGCTCAACAAGCCGTCGATGACCTTCTTCCTCATCGCGCTTGCGCTGGGCCTGCTACTCACACCGCAACGCAAGATTTTGTTCACCCGATATACCGCGTGGGGCGTCGCCCTTCTAGTGCTGATCGCGTTGCCAAATCTCTTCTGGCAGATGCACCATCACTGGGCCACGCTGGAGTTTCTGCATAACGGTCGTGTGCATGGCAAAAATACCCGGCTCGCTCCACTGCCCTTCCTTGCTAATCAGATCTTCGTGATTGGCGTACTCGGAGCCTTCGTCTGGATCGCAGGGCTTGTGCATCTTCTGCGACAGCGCGACCGCCGCTGGCTGGGACTGACGTATTGCATCTTCCTTGCCGGCATGGTGGCGATGGGCGCGAAAGATTATTATGTCTCGCCTATTTACCCATACCTCTTTGCCGCTGGAGGCGTCGCATGGCAGCGCCGCTTTGCGCATCGGCCTCGTGTGCAGATGGATCGGACAATCGCGTGGCCCATCTTCACGGTCGTCATTATCGTGATATCGGCCATCTTCATTCCTGCCAGCAACCCTGTCCTTCGTCCGGCGACCTTTCTGCGCTACGCCCATACGCTTCATCTGCCCAACAGCGACAGCGAGAACGGCAAGCGTGCGGTGCTGCCACAGTTTTACGCTGACCGCTTTGGATGGCAGGAGGAGGTTGATCAAATCACGGCTGCTGTGCGGCAACTCTCCCCGGAGGACCGTGCCCACGCGGGCATCATCGCAGACAACTACGGAGAGGCGGGCGCACTGGACTTCCTCGGTCACGATCTTCCGCCGGTCGTCAGCGGCCACAACAACTATTGGCTTTGGGGGTCTCATGGCGTCGGAGGCAAGGTGCTTATCGTGATCTCCGGCGACCCGCCGCAGCACTTTCAGAGCCTATGTCGTGAGGTGCAGGTCGTCGGGAACATGAATCACCCGCTGGCGATGCCGTTCGAACAGCATAAGAAGATCTATCTGCTACATGACTGCCAGGAGTCACAGAGCCCTGCCCAGAACTGGGCAAAGTACAAGTTCTACTACTGA
- a CDS encoding PLP-dependent cysteine synthase family protein, protein MITLTKSLGTSILERIGNTPLVRLERLSAHLPGVQILGKAEWTNPGGSVKDRAASAIVTDAQRRGLLTASRALLDATSGNTGIAYAMLGAALDFPVILCMPSNVSPERKRYLAAYGANVIWTDPADGSDGAIRKAREMAAAEPDKYFYADQYSNDENWKAHYRTTGNEIWEQTEGRVTHFVAGLGTSGTFMGTSRRLRELNPDIRCISMQPDSPFNGLEGLKFMPTAIVPRIYDSSLADANIEMPTETAYKMVKDLARNQGILVGISAAAAVATALQIGEQEAEAEREAVIVTILPDSAEKYMSERFWQEE, encoded by the coding sequence ATGATCACTCTTACCAAATCGCTCGGCACCAGTATCCTCGAACGCATCGGCAACACGCCCCTGGTGCGACTCGAACGCCTCTCCGCGCACCTGCCCGGTGTTCAGATCCTCGGCAAGGCCGAGTGGACCAACCCCGGAGGCTCCGTCAAGGACCGCGCGGCCTCGGCCATCGTGACCGACGCCCAGCGGCGGGGACTGCTGACCGCCAGCCGTGCCCTGCTCGACGCTACCAGCGGCAATACCGGCATCGCCTACGCCATGCTGGGTGCGGCATTGGACTTTCCGGTTATCCTCTGCATGCCCTCGAATGTATCACCCGAGCGCAAACGCTACCTTGCCGCGTATGGCGCCAATGTCATCTGGACCGACCCTGCCGACGGCTCCGACGGGGCTATCCGAAAAGCTCGTGAGATGGCCGCTGCCGAGCCTGACAAATACTTCTATGCCGACCAGTACTCCAACGACGAGAACTGGAAGGCCCACTATCGCACCACCGGCAACGAGATCTGGGAGCAGACCGAGGGCCGCGTCACCCACTTTGTCGCCGGGCTGGGCACCAGCGGGACGTTTATGGGCACATCGCGCCGTCTGCGCGAGCTTAACCCCGACATTCGCTGCATCTCCATGCAGCCGGATTCGCCGTTTAATGGCCTGGAGGGACTGAAGTTTATGCCCACCGCCATTGTGCCCCGCATCTACGATTCGAGCCTGGCAGATGCCAATATCGAGATGCCGACCGAGACTGCCTATAAAATGGTGAAAGACCTCGCTCGCAATCAGGGAATCCTTGTCGGCATCTCCGCAGCCGCGGCTGTCGCTACAGCGCTCCAGATTGGGGAGCAGGAAGCCGAAGCCGAACGCGAAGCCGTCATTGTGACGATTCTTCCCGATTCGGCGGAAAAGTATATGAGCGAACGTTTCTGGCAGGAGGAGTAA
- a CDS encoding homoserine dehydrogenase codes for MATKKKQVVKKKQVGSTVKVALLGFGTVGSSVAQVLAASKFPGIELTHIFNRDVQRKRSSPGAKAVPASVVWTEDINDILNSKVDVVVELMGGLNPVEGWLRKALASGKSVVTANKQLIAYRGASLFKLAAANNVHLVYGAAVAGGVPVIPGMLQGLGGDQARRLSGILNGTCNYILNRMEGGADYATVLADAQQLGYAEADPSADVDGFDARAKLCILSRIALHAELNPDAVTTQTISTIEAIDFTYAKELNCTIRQVSQAERNGKAIHARVAPMLVPLSSPMAWSHGTQNMVVVSGRFGGDVVFSGHGAGGEPTAVAVVSDLLAVAQNCSSVQLPVRKREVTGEFMAPHYLRFVVDDKPGIVSAIAGALAKVGANIDSLLQTPGHPKHRLPFVVTTEPSLTSTIEKAMKSIAKLDCMLEKPLCLQILVPEDKSE; via the coding sequence ATGGCGACGAAGAAAAAACAGGTAGTGAAGAAGAAGCAGGTTGGTTCGACAGTAAAGGTAGCTCTGCTCGGGTTTGGAACAGTGGGCAGCTCGGTGGCGCAGGTGCTGGCTGCGTCGAAGTTTCCGGGAATAGAGCTGACCCACATCTTCAACCGCGATGTTCAGCGCAAACGAAGCTCTCCCGGAGCCAAGGCCGTTCCTGCGTCCGTTGTGTGGACGGAAGATATCAACGACATCCTGAACTCGAAGGTCGATGTCGTTGTCGAGCTGATGGGCGGATTGAACCCCGTTGAGGGCTGGCTGCGCAAGGCGCTGGCGTCGGGCAAATCGGTCGTCACTGCGAATAAGCAGTTGATCGCCTATCGTGGCGCGAGCCTGTTCAAATTGGCCGCGGCCAACAATGTTCATCTGGTCTATGGAGCAGCCGTCGCTGGCGGCGTGCCCGTCATTCCCGGAATGCTGCAAGGGCTAGGCGGAGACCAGGCGAGGCGGCTGAGCGGCATCCTCAATGGGACATGCAACTACATCCTCAACCGTATGGAAGGCGGCGCGGACTACGCCACCGTGCTGGCCGATGCGCAGCAGCTTGGCTATGCTGAGGCCGATCCTTCGGCGGATGTGGACGGCTTCGACGCTCGTGCCAAGCTCTGTATCCTATCGCGCATTGCGCTTCACGCGGAGCTCAATCCCGATGCGGTGACAACCCAGACCATCTCGACGATCGAAGCGATCGACTTCACCTATGCGAAGGAGTTGAACTGCACAATTCGGCAGGTCTCGCAAGCCGAGCGCAATGGCAAAGCCATTCATGCGCGGGTCGCTCCGATGCTGGTGCCGTTAAGCTCGCCGATGGCGTGGTCGCATGGAACACAGAATATGGTTGTCGTCAGCGGACGGTTCGGCGGCGATGTGGTCTTTTCCGGTCACGGCGCAGGCGGCGAACCGACGGCGGTTGCGGTCGTCTCCGACCTGCTGGCCGTCGCGCAGAATTGCAGTTCGGTTCAGTTGCCGGTACGCAAGCGTGAAGTGACCGGTGAGTTCATGGCTCCGCACTACCTTCGATTTGTGGTCGACGACAAGCCGGGAATCGTCTCTGCCATCGCCGGTGCGCTGGCCAAGGTCGGCGCCAACATCGATTCGCTATTGCAGACGCCGGGCCATCCTAAACATCGTCTCCCGTTTGTGGTCACAACCGAGCCTTCGTTGACCTCGACGATCGAGAAGGCCATGAAGTCGATTGCCAAGCTCGACTGCATGTTGGAGAAGCCTTTGTGTCTTCAGATTCTGGTGCCGGAAGATAAGTCCGAGTAG
- a CDS encoding MoaD/ThiS family protein, giving the protein MNIHIPTPLRTYTGGLETVTVSGATVNAVFEQLTIKYPELKQHLFTPEGKLRSFVNVYLNDDDLRYLPEKEATAVTDRDELTIIPSIAGGTSC; this is encoded by the coding sequence ATGAACATTCACATCCCTACACCGTTGCGCACCTACACGGGCGGCCTTGAGACCGTTACCGTCTCGGGTGCGACCGTCAATGCGGTGTTCGAGCAGCTCACCATCAAGTACCCTGAACTCAAGCAGCACCTCTTTACCCCCGAGGGCAAGCTTCGCTCCTTCGTCAACGTCTACCTCAACGACGATGACCTCCGCTATCTTCCGGAGAAGGAAGCCACCGCCGTCACCGACCGTGACGAGCTGACCATTATCCCTTCCATCGCAGGCGGCACAAGCTGTTGA
- the rsmI gene encoding 16S rRNA (cytidine(1402)-2'-O)-methyltransferase, translating to MSDGPLEPLAPGLYLVATPIGNLEDITLRALRVLQSVDRIACEDTRQTQKLLNHFEIRVPTVSYHMHNEAPRAEELVAELKQGARIAIVSDAGTPGIADPGGQIAAAAIAAGIPVFPVPGANAAISALIASGLPTDRFTFHGFLPAKAGQRRTALEELPRDNASHIFYEAPHRIAETLADLEAVFGAAQHVVVARELTKLHEEFLRGPVSELRTQLSARATIRGEIVLLFSPATEQTARQKSSIAAEVASLMQTEGLAEKDALKRVARERGIGKSEAYRELQREQNRLR from the coding sequence ATGTCCGACGGACCACTTGAGCCGCTGGCTCCGGGCCTTTATCTTGTCGCCACACCCATCGGCAACCTCGAAGACATTACGCTGCGCGCGCTGCGCGTTCTGCAAAGTGTCGACCGCATAGCCTGCGAGGACACGCGCCAGACGCAAAAGCTACTGAACCACTTCGAGATTCGCGTTCCCACCGTCAGCTATCACATGCACAACGAGGCTCCTCGCGCTGAAGAACTGGTGGCCGAGCTAAAGCAGGGAGCGCGGATCGCCATCGTCAGCGATGCGGGCACACCGGGCATCGCTGATCCCGGCGGCCAGATCGCAGCAGCAGCTATCGCAGCCGGTATTCCGGTCTTCCCTGTTCCTGGAGCGAATGCTGCCATCAGTGCATTGATCGCCAGCGGCCTACCCACCGACCGCTTTACCTTTCACGGATTTCTTCCCGCCAAGGCCGGACAACGCCGGACAGCTCTTGAAGAGCTTCCGCGTGACAATGCCTCCCATATTTTTTATGAAGCTCCGCATCGCATCGCGGAGACACTTGCCGATCTTGAAGCCGTCTTCGGAGCGGCCCAGCATGTCGTGGTCGCGCGCGAGTTGACCAAGCTGCATGAAGAGTTTTTGCGCGGCCCGGTAAGCGAACTTCGTACTCAGCTCTCCGCGCGTGCCACCATTCGCGGCGAGATTGTTCTGCTCTTCTCCCCTGCGACTGAACAAACTGCGAGGCAAAAATCGAGCATTGCCGCCGAGGTCGCGTCGTTGATGCAGACCGAAGGACTTGCGGAAAAAGATGCGCTCAAGCGCGTTGCTCGTGAGCGCGGCATCGGCAAGAGCGAAGCCTACCGCGAGTTGCAACGCGAGCAAAATCGACTGCGTTAG
- a CDS encoding Mov34/MPN/PAD-1 family protein has product MLQISYANYEALRAHGEETYPHECCGVLLGKNEPGTGNRVQQLVRAGNTRTDSAHNRYNIAPQELVKIQRQARGLGLDIVGFYHSHPDHPAQWSPTDFAEAHWLGCSYIITSVDNGKAVLTNSFLLTGTTEEDKKFEDEAIEIEIAEAQAGK; this is encoded by the coding sequence GTGCTTCAGATCAGTTATGCCAACTATGAAGCGCTGCGCGCGCACGGCGAGGAGACCTACCCGCACGAGTGCTGCGGCGTCCTGCTGGGCAAGAATGAGCCAGGCACGGGCAACCGTGTCCAGCAGCTTGTTCGCGCCGGTAACACACGCACCGACTCTGCCCACAACCGCTACAACATCGCTCCGCAGGAACTGGTGAAGATTCAGCGGCAGGCGCGCGGCCTGGGGCTCGATATCGTCGGCTTCTATCACTCGCACCCGGACCACCCGGCGCAGTGGTCGCCGACCGACTTCGCCGAGGCGCACTGGCTGGGCTGTTCGTACATTATTACCAGCGTCGACAACGGCAAAGCGGTGCTGACAAACTCCTTCCTGCTGACAGGCACCACCGAGGAAGACAAGAAGTTCGAAGACGAAGCTATCGAGATTGAAATCGCCGAAGCTCAGGCAGGAAAATAG
- the moeB gene encoding molybdopterin-synthase adenylyltransferase MoeB — translation MPTAIEETVQLPKLSNDEIARYSRHLILPEVGMEGQQKLKAAKVLCIGTGGLGAPLALYLAAAGVGTIGLVDFDVVDHSNLQRQIIHSTRTVGMLKNDSAELMLKGLNPDLNVIKHNTMLTSANALDILKDYDVIADGTDNFQTRYLVNDACVLLGKPNAYASIYRFEGQASVFGAPLGPCYRCLYPEPPPPGLVPSCAEGGVLGILPGLLGVIQATETIKLILGIGEPLVGRLLLVDALGMNFRTLKLRKNPECPVCSANPTLTELIDYDQFCGIEKPTSVGPLEVSRDKAVADQPVVDGIPQISVEALKQKLDAKEDVFVLDVREPHEYQIVNIGAPLIPLGSIESRIGELAAQKDREIVVHCKSGARSQKAAVALKQAGFTNVSNLTGGITAWAEKIDPSLPKY, via the coding sequence ATGCCCACAGCCATTGAAGAAACCGTACAACTACCCAAGCTCAGTAACGATGAGATTGCCCGCTACTCCCGCCACCTGATTCTGCCCGAGGTCGGGATGGAGGGTCAGCAGAAGCTCAAGGCAGCCAAGGTGCTCTGCATCGGCACCGGCGGCCTCGGAGCGCCGCTCGCTCTTTATCTTGCCGCTGCCGGAGTCGGCACCATCGGCCTGGTCGACTTCGATGTCGTCGATCACAGCAACTTGCAGCGCCAGATTATTCATTCCACCCGCACCGTCGGCATGTTGAAGAACGATTCGGCCGAGTTGATGCTCAAGGGCCTCAACCCGGACCTGAATGTCATCAAGCACAATACCATGCTGACCAGCGCCAACGCGCTCGACATCCTCAAGGACTACGACGTCATCGCCGACGGCACCGACAACTTCCAGACGCGTTATCTGGTCAACGATGCCTGCGTCCTGCTCGGCAAACCCAACGCCTATGCGTCGATCTACCGCTTTGAGGGACAGGCCAGCGTCTTCGGCGCGCCGCTTGGCCCATGCTACCGCTGCCTGTATCCCGAGCCGCCACCGCCGGGCCTCGTTCCCTCCTGCGCAGAAGGTGGTGTGCTTGGCATTCTGCCCGGTCTGCTTGGCGTCATTCAGGCGACTGAGACCATCAAGCTGATTCTCGGCATCGGTGAGCCGCTGGTTGGCCGTCTGTTGCTGGTCGACGCTTTGGGCATGAACTTCCGCACGCTGAAGCTGCGCAAGAACCCCGAGTGCCCGGTCTGCAGTGCCAATCCGACATTGACCGAACTGATTGACTATGACCAGTTCTGCGGTATCGAGAAGCCTACCTCGGTAGGCCCGCTCGAGGTCTCGCGCGACAAGGCTGTCGCCGATCAACCTGTCGTCGACGGCATTCCGCAGATCTCGGTTGAAGCGCTGAAGCAGAAGCTTGATGCCAAGGAGGATGTCTTTGTCCTCGATGTTCGCGAACCGCACGAGTATCAGATCGTGAATATCGGCGCACCGCTGATTCCGTTGGGCTCCATCGAAAGCCGTATCGGCGAGCTGGCCGCGCAGAAGGACCGTGAGATCGTCGTCCACTGCAAGAGCGGTGCACGCAGCCAGAAGGCTGCGGTGGCGCTCAAACAGGCGGGCTTCACCAATGTCTCCAATCTGACCGGTGGCATCACTGCATGGGCCGAGAAGATCGACCCGTCGCTGCCCAAGTACTGA
- a CDS encoding SGNH/GDSL hydrolase family protein — translation MPRFKMIRLALALALLSPAISHAADPAPIHRMYVFGDSYSDIGEGYLDGNGPTAVAYLAQHLGFTLAPANAVDTSNQSLDFAISGAQTGSGVGKKIGDFLLGYGMRNQVDDFAARVKAHTIVFDPATTLFFIAGGLNDRNLPSATTVANLSGEIKALYDLGARRFAVALLPTAIPAFSAVGIRLNPELARIPDELSPQLAGAQISLSHWGPFYDDVMAHPAQYGITNTTDACAGREIHHEDTTPCASPDTYFYYHSGHPSTATHKAVGEKLYEELEHQAAR, via the coding sequence ATGCCCCGTTTCAAGATGATTCGCCTCGCCCTAGCCTTAGCCTTGCTCTCCCCGGCAATCTCTCATGCCGCAGATCCTGCACCTATCCATCGCATGTACGTCTTCGGCGACAGCTACTCAGACATCGGGGAGGGTTACCTCGACGGGAATGGACCAACGGCGGTTGCCTATCTGGCACAGCACCTCGGCTTCACGCTCGCCCCCGCGAATGCGGTAGATACGTCCAACCAGAGCCTTGACTTCGCGATCAGCGGAGCCCAGACCGGCAGTGGCGTGGGGAAAAAGATCGGTGACTTCTTACTCGGCTACGGAATGCGCAATCAGGTCGACGACTTTGCCGCCAGGGTGAAGGCCCACACCATCGTCTTCGATCCGGCGACGACTCTTTTCTTTATTGCCGGAGGGCTCAATGATCGCAACCTTCCCAGCGCGACAACGGTGGCTAATCTCAGCGGCGAGATTAAGGCACTCTATGACCTTGGCGCGCGTCGTTTTGCCGTCGCATTGCTGCCCACTGCCATCCCGGCCTTCAGCGCGGTAGGCATACGCCTCAATCCGGAGCTGGCCCGCATTCCTGATGAGCTTTCACCCCAGCTTGCGGGAGCGCAGATATCGCTCAGCCATTGGGGACCGTTCTATGACGACGTGATGGCTCACCCTGCACAGTACGGCATCACCAACACGACGGATGCCTGCGCCGGACGCGAGATTCACCACGAAGACACTACCCCCTGCGCCAGCCCCGACACCTACTTTTACTACCACTCGGGGCATCCTTCGACGGCTACTCACAAGGCCGTCGGGGAGAAGCTGTATGAGGAGCTGGAGCATCAGGCTGCGCGATAA
- a CDS encoding CBS domain-containing protein — protein MRGWSFPIGRFLGVDIRIHTFLVLLLGVAVSYGSVAGSTGGRGFSLWLLLLLALAVREVARAIAAAWLGLDLRSLLLLPTGALMTFSTPEATERADAPEVQKHLALVGPLANIGFGLLLAAIVLTVTPEISLVERPWIALPHLLRSAVWINLLLGAINFLPASPLDGGRLFRGEFSKAHGVLKGTRASSGLGQMIALALVIGGLIISNMWLIMIGGFVLIGSNMENQGLLLQSDTEAVRMRDVMLTEFSMLSASDTLEDALQRSVHTLQDVFPVVRGANLVGAVSRQGIVEALQTDGNGYVQGVMTRSFQTAQPDDSLVSTLKRIMTGQVAQMVPILEGDRIVGIITPQNLNHALSLLNQRRRLRQPAE, from the coding sequence ATGCGCGGGTGGTCATTTCCGATCGGCAGATTTCTCGGCGTGGATATTCGTATCCACACCTTCCTTGTGCTGTTGCTGGGTGTCGCCGTCAGCTACGGCTCGGTTGCAGGCTCGACCGGCGGACGCGGCTTTTCGCTGTGGCTGCTGCTGCTGCTCGCCCTCGCCGTTCGCGAGGTCGCGCGTGCCATCGCGGCTGCGTGGCTGGGGTTAGACCTGCGCAGCCTGCTGCTGCTGCCGACCGGTGCGTTGATGACCTTCAGCACCCCCGAGGCAACGGAACGCGCCGATGCGCCAGAGGTACAGAAGCACCTCGCCCTGGTAGGGCCTCTGGCGAACATCGGCTTCGGCCTGCTGCTCGCCGCCATCGTGCTGACGGTTACGCCGGAGATCAGCCTGGTCGAGCGCCCGTGGATTGCGCTTCCTCACCTGCTGCGATCTGCGGTGTGGATCAACCTGCTGCTGGGTGCCATTAACTTTCTTCCTGCTTCGCCGCTGGATGGCGGACGGCTCTTCCGCGGTGAGTTCTCGAAGGCGCATGGCGTCCTGAAAGGTACGCGCGCCTCTTCGGGCCTTGGCCAGATGATCGCTCTCGCTCTCGTCATCGGTGGGCTCATCATCAGCAATATGTGGCTGATTATGATCGGCGGATTTGTGCTGATCGGATCGAACATGGAGAACCAGGGGCTGCTGTTGCAGAGCGACACCGAGGCTGTTCGCATGCGTGACGTTATGCTGACCGAGTTCAGCATGTTGTCGGCTTCGGACACGCTTGAAGACGCGCTGCAGCGCTCCGTGCATACGCTACAGGATGTTTTCCCCGTGGTGCGCGGCGCGAACCTGGTCGGCGCCGTCTCGCGGCAAGGCATCGTTGAGGCTCTGCAAACGGACGGCAATGGCTATGTGCAGGGCGTGATGACGCGTTCGTTCCAGACCGCCCAGCCCGACGACTCATTGGTATCGACATTGAAGCGCATCATGACGGGACAGGTTGCGCAGATGGTTCCGATCCTCGAAGGCGATCGCATCGTCGGCATCATCACGCCGCAGAACCTGAACCACGCTCTCAGCCTGCTGAACCAGCGCCGCAGGCTGCGGCAACCGGCGGAATAA